Proteins encoded by one window of Camelus bactrianus isolate YW-2024 breed Bactrian camel chromosome 9, ASM4877302v1, whole genome shotgun sequence:
- the A1BG gene encoding alpha-1B-glycoprotein isoform X1, with amino-acid sequence MSARAAFLLLWGLALGRVTEEAVLIDTRANLWAEAESLLKPGAIVTLTCQSVLRTQEFQLFKDGVPQEPVRLDSPAFEHRFLLEAVINDTRGLYRCRYSTDGGWMGLSNLVELTGTEPLPPPLLSTETVSWITMGLNTTLLCLGGLRGVTFLLRREGDDQFLEVAEAPKAMQATFSVHRAGNYSCSYRIHAAGALSEPSATVTIEELARLPPPTLTLERESSEVLRPGSPATLTCVAPLSGVDFQLRRGEEVLQVLMSSTSPDRIFFHLDKLALGDSHVYTCRYRLHGELMPWSLDSAPAELVLSDGTLPAPELSAEPAVLSPKPGTLVQLQCWAPRTGVRFALVRENAGRRLVHSLLSPAGTKAHFELHDVSVVDSANYSCIYTDTAPPFAGSAPSARVELRVDGPLPKPQLRPLWRGAVTPGRDAVLRCEGEVPDVTFELLRVGEGEPSTRQWAAQPSADLVLTYVGPQHTGSYSCRYRSYWPNPFQSELSDPVELQVAAGSWTHPGGRSGWLSFIHPRN; translated from the exons ATGTCCGCACGGGCCGCTTTCCTGCTGCTCTGGG GCCTCGCCCTGGGCAGAGTGACGGAGGAGGCAGTCCTAA TTGACACAAGGGCCAACCTATGGGCAGAGGCTGAGTCCCTGCTGAAACCTGGGGCCATTGTGACACTGACATGCCAGAGCGTCCTGAGGACACAGGAGTTCCAGCTGTTCAAGGATGGGGTGCCCCAGGAGCCAGTGCGCCTGGACTCACCTGCCTTTGAGCACCGGTTCCTACTAGAAGCAGTAATCAATGACACCCGGGGCCTCTACCGATGCCGCTACAGCACAGATGGCGGGTGGATGGGGCTCAGCAACCTGGTGGAGTTGACTGGAACAG agcccctgcccccacccttgcTCTCAACCGAGACGGTCTCCTGGATCACAATGGGCCTGAACACGACACTGCTCTGCCTTGGGGGGCTTCGGGGTGTAACCTTCCTGCTGAGGCGGGAAGGCGATGACCAGTTTCTGGAGGTGGCTGAGGCCCCAAAGGCTATGCAGGCAACCTTCTCAGTCCACCGGGCTGGCAACTACAGCTGCAGCTACCGGATCCATGCAGCAGGTGCCCTCTCTGAACCCAGTGCCACTGTGACCATAGAGGAGCTGG CCAGGCTGCCACCACCCACGCTGACTCTCGAAAGGGAGTCCTCTGAGGTCCTGCGCCCGGGCTCGCCCGCAACCCTCACCTGTGTGGCGCCCCTGAGCGGTGTGGACTTCCAGCTGCGGCGGGGTGAGGAGGTGCTGCAGGTACTCATGTCCAGTACCAGCCCAGACCGTATCTTCTTCCACCTGGACAAGCTGGCCCTGGGGGATAGCCATGTCTACACCTGTCGCTACCGGCTGCATGGTGAGCTAATGCCCTGGTCCTTGGACAGCGCGCCGGCTGAGCTGGTTCTGAGTGACG GGACGCTCCCAGCGCCGGAGCTATCGGCTGAGCCCGCGGTTCTGAGCCCCAAGCCCGGCACGCTGGTGCAGCTGCAGTGCTGGGCACCCCGCACCGGCGTGCGCTTCGCCCTGGTGCGCGAGAATGCGGGCAGGCGCCTGGTGCACAGTCTCTTGAGCCCCGCGGGGACCAAGGCCCACTTTGAGCTGCACGATGTCTCTGTGGTCGACTCCGCCAACTACAGCTGCATCTACACAGACACGGCGCCGCCCTTCGCGGGCTCCGCGCCCAGCGCCCGCGTGGAGCTGCGCGTGGACG GACCGTTGCCCAAGCCGCAGCTCCGGCCCCTGTGGAGGGGGGCCGTGACTCCGGGCCGCGATGCTGTCCTGCGCTGCGAGGGAGAGGTGCCCGACGTCACCTTCGAGCTGCTGCGGGTGGGTGAAGGGGAGCCTTCCACAAGGCAGTGGGCTGCCCAGCCCTCCGCTGACCTTGTGCTGACCTACGTGGGCCCCCAACACACCGGCAGCTACAGCTGCCGCTACCGCTCCTACTGGCCCAACCCTTTCCAGTCTGAGCTCAGCGATCCGGTGGAGCTCCAAGTGGCAG CTGGAAGCTGGACTCACCCTGGTGGGAGAAGTGGATGGCTCTCCTTCATTCATCCCAGGAATTAA
- the A1BG gene encoding alpha-1B-glycoprotein isoform X2, producing the protein MSARAAFLLLWGLALGRVTEEAVLIDTRANLWAEAESLLKPGAIVTLTCQSVLRTQEFQLFKDGVPQEPVRLDSPAFEHRFLLEAVINDTRGLYRCRYSTDGGWMGLSNLVELTGTEPLPPPLLSTETVSWITMGLNTTLLCLGGLRGVTFLLRREGDDQFLEVAEAPKAMQATFSVHRAGNYSCSYRIHAAGALSEPSATVTIEELARLPPPTLTLERESSEVLRPGSPATLTCVAPLSGVDFQLRRGEEVLQVLMSSTSPDRIFFHLDKLALGDSHVYTCRYRLHGELMPWSLDSAPAELVLSDGTLPAPELSAEPAVLSPKPGTLVQLQCWAPRTGVRFALVRENAGRRLVHSLLSPAGTKAHFELHDVSVVDSANYSCIYTDTAPPFAGSAPSARVELRVDGPLPKPQLRPLWRGAVTPGRDAVLRCEGEVPDVTFELLRVGEGEPSTRQWAAQPSADLVLTYVGPQHTGSYSCRYRSYWPNPFQSELSDPVELQVAGS; encoded by the exons ATGTCCGCACGGGCCGCTTTCCTGCTGCTCTGGG GCCTCGCCCTGGGCAGAGTGACGGAGGAGGCAGTCCTAA TTGACACAAGGGCCAACCTATGGGCAGAGGCTGAGTCCCTGCTGAAACCTGGGGCCATTGTGACACTGACATGCCAGAGCGTCCTGAGGACACAGGAGTTCCAGCTGTTCAAGGATGGGGTGCCCCAGGAGCCAGTGCGCCTGGACTCACCTGCCTTTGAGCACCGGTTCCTACTAGAAGCAGTAATCAATGACACCCGGGGCCTCTACCGATGCCGCTACAGCACAGATGGCGGGTGGATGGGGCTCAGCAACCTGGTGGAGTTGACTGGAACAG agcccctgcccccacccttgcTCTCAACCGAGACGGTCTCCTGGATCACAATGGGCCTGAACACGACACTGCTCTGCCTTGGGGGGCTTCGGGGTGTAACCTTCCTGCTGAGGCGGGAAGGCGATGACCAGTTTCTGGAGGTGGCTGAGGCCCCAAAGGCTATGCAGGCAACCTTCTCAGTCCACCGGGCTGGCAACTACAGCTGCAGCTACCGGATCCATGCAGCAGGTGCCCTCTCTGAACCCAGTGCCACTGTGACCATAGAGGAGCTGG CCAGGCTGCCACCACCCACGCTGACTCTCGAAAGGGAGTCCTCTGAGGTCCTGCGCCCGGGCTCGCCCGCAACCCTCACCTGTGTGGCGCCCCTGAGCGGTGTGGACTTCCAGCTGCGGCGGGGTGAGGAGGTGCTGCAGGTACTCATGTCCAGTACCAGCCCAGACCGTATCTTCTTCCACCTGGACAAGCTGGCCCTGGGGGATAGCCATGTCTACACCTGTCGCTACCGGCTGCATGGTGAGCTAATGCCCTGGTCCTTGGACAGCGCGCCGGCTGAGCTGGTTCTGAGTGACG GGACGCTCCCAGCGCCGGAGCTATCGGCTGAGCCCGCGGTTCTGAGCCCCAAGCCCGGCACGCTGGTGCAGCTGCAGTGCTGGGCACCCCGCACCGGCGTGCGCTTCGCCCTGGTGCGCGAGAATGCGGGCAGGCGCCTGGTGCACAGTCTCTTGAGCCCCGCGGGGACCAAGGCCCACTTTGAGCTGCACGATGTCTCTGTGGTCGACTCCGCCAACTACAGCTGCATCTACACAGACACGGCGCCGCCCTTCGCGGGCTCCGCGCCCAGCGCCCGCGTGGAGCTGCGCGTGGACG GACCGTTGCCCAAGCCGCAGCTCCGGCCCCTGTGGAGGGGGGCCGTGACTCCGGGCCGCGATGCTGTCCTGCGCTGCGAGGGAGAGGTGCCCGACGTCACCTTCGAGCTGCTGCGGGTGGGTGAAGGGGAGCCTTCCACAAGGCAGTGGGCTGCCCAGCCCTCCGCTGACCTTGTGCTGACCTACGTGGGCCCCCAACACACCGGCAGCTACAGCTGCCGCTACCGCTCCTACTGGCCCAACCCTTTCCAGTCTGAGCTCAGCGATCCGGTGGAGCTCCAAGTGGCAG GAAGCTGA
- the A1BG gene encoding alpha-1B-glycoprotein isoform X4 → MSARAAFLLLWGLALGRVTEEAVLIDTRANLWAEAESLLKPGAIVTLTCQSVLRTQEFQLFKDGVPQEPVRLDSPAFEHRFLLEAVINDTRGLYRCRYSTDGGWMGLSNLVELTGTEPLPPPLLSTETVSWITMGLNTTLLCLGGLRGVTFLLRREGDDQFLEVAEAPKAMQATFSVHRAGNYSCSYRIHAAGALSEPSATVTIEELARLPPPTLTLERESSEVLRPGSPATLTCVAPLSGVDFQLRRGEEVLQVLMSSTSPDRIFFHLDKLALGDSHVYTCRYRLHGELMPWSLDSAPAELVLSDGTLPAPELSAEPAVLSPKPGTLVQLQCWAPRTGVRFALVRENAGRRLVHSLLSPAGTKAHFELHDVSVVDSANYSCIYTDTAPPFAGSAPSARVELRVDGPLPKPQLRPLWRGAVTPGRDAVLRCEGEVPDVTFELLREADPSCRLYPWEVLSPV, encoded by the exons ATGTCCGCACGGGCCGCTTTCCTGCTGCTCTGGG GCCTCGCCCTGGGCAGAGTGACGGAGGAGGCAGTCCTAA TTGACACAAGGGCCAACCTATGGGCAGAGGCTGAGTCCCTGCTGAAACCTGGGGCCATTGTGACACTGACATGCCAGAGCGTCCTGAGGACACAGGAGTTCCAGCTGTTCAAGGATGGGGTGCCCCAGGAGCCAGTGCGCCTGGACTCACCTGCCTTTGAGCACCGGTTCCTACTAGAAGCAGTAATCAATGACACCCGGGGCCTCTACCGATGCCGCTACAGCACAGATGGCGGGTGGATGGGGCTCAGCAACCTGGTGGAGTTGACTGGAACAG agcccctgcccccacccttgcTCTCAACCGAGACGGTCTCCTGGATCACAATGGGCCTGAACACGACACTGCTCTGCCTTGGGGGGCTTCGGGGTGTAACCTTCCTGCTGAGGCGGGAAGGCGATGACCAGTTTCTGGAGGTGGCTGAGGCCCCAAAGGCTATGCAGGCAACCTTCTCAGTCCACCGGGCTGGCAACTACAGCTGCAGCTACCGGATCCATGCAGCAGGTGCCCTCTCTGAACCCAGTGCCACTGTGACCATAGAGGAGCTGG CCAGGCTGCCACCACCCACGCTGACTCTCGAAAGGGAGTCCTCTGAGGTCCTGCGCCCGGGCTCGCCCGCAACCCTCACCTGTGTGGCGCCCCTGAGCGGTGTGGACTTCCAGCTGCGGCGGGGTGAGGAGGTGCTGCAGGTACTCATGTCCAGTACCAGCCCAGACCGTATCTTCTTCCACCTGGACAAGCTGGCCCTGGGGGATAGCCATGTCTACACCTGTCGCTACCGGCTGCATGGTGAGCTAATGCCCTGGTCCTTGGACAGCGCGCCGGCTGAGCTGGTTCTGAGTGACG GGACGCTCCCAGCGCCGGAGCTATCGGCTGAGCCCGCGGTTCTGAGCCCCAAGCCCGGCACGCTGGTGCAGCTGCAGTGCTGGGCACCCCGCACCGGCGTGCGCTTCGCCCTGGTGCGCGAGAATGCGGGCAGGCGCCTGGTGCACAGTCTCTTGAGCCCCGCGGGGACCAAGGCCCACTTTGAGCTGCACGATGTCTCTGTGGTCGACTCCGCCAACTACAGCTGCATCTACACAGACACGGCGCCGCCCTTCGCGGGCTCCGCGCCCAGCGCCCGCGTGGAGCTGCGCGTGGACG GACCGTTGCCCAAGCCGCAGCTCCGGCCCCTGTGGAGGGGGGCCGTGACTCCGGGCCGCGATGCTGTCCTGCGCTGCGAGGGAGAGGTGCCCGACGTCACCTTCGAGCTGCTGCGG GAAGCTGATCCCAGTTGCAGACTGTATCCTTGGGAAGTCCTTTCTCCAGTCTGA
- the A1BG gene encoding alpha-1B-glycoprotein isoform X3, protein MSARAAFLLLWGLALGRVTEEAVLIDTRANLWAEAESLLKPGAIVTLTCQSVLRTQEFQLFKDGVPQEPVRLDSPAFEHRFLLEAVINDTRGLYRCRYSTDGGWMGLSNLVELTGTEPLPPPLLSTETVSWITMGLNTTLLCLGGLRGVTFLLRREGDDQFLEVAEAPKAMQATFSVHRAGNYSCSYRIHAAGALSEPSATVTIEELARLPPPTLTLERESSEVLRPGSPATLTCVAPLSGVDFQLRRGEEVLQVLMSSTSPDRIFFHLDKLALGDSHVYTCRYRLHGELMPWSLDSAPAELVLSDGTLPAPELSAEPAVLSPKPGTLVQLQCWAPRTGVRFALVRENAGRRLVHSLLSPAGTKAHFELHDVSVVDSANYSCIYTDTAPPFAGSAPSARVELRVDGPLPKPQLRPLWRGAVTPGRDAVLRCEGEVPDVTFELLRLEAGLTLVGEVDGSPSFIPGINKCEDRH, encoded by the exons ATGTCCGCACGGGCCGCTTTCCTGCTGCTCTGGG GCCTCGCCCTGGGCAGAGTGACGGAGGAGGCAGTCCTAA TTGACACAAGGGCCAACCTATGGGCAGAGGCTGAGTCCCTGCTGAAACCTGGGGCCATTGTGACACTGACATGCCAGAGCGTCCTGAGGACACAGGAGTTCCAGCTGTTCAAGGATGGGGTGCCCCAGGAGCCAGTGCGCCTGGACTCACCTGCCTTTGAGCACCGGTTCCTACTAGAAGCAGTAATCAATGACACCCGGGGCCTCTACCGATGCCGCTACAGCACAGATGGCGGGTGGATGGGGCTCAGCAACCTGGTGGAGTTGACTGGAACAG agcccctgcccccacccttgcTCTCAACCGAGACGGTCTCCTGGATCACAATGGGCCTGAACACGACACTGCTCTGCCTTGGGGGGCTTCGGGGTGTAACCTTCCTGCTGAGGCGGGAAGGCGATGACCAGTTTCTGGAGGTGGCTGAGGCCCCAAAGGCTATGCAGGCAACCTTCTCAGTCCACCGGGCTGGCAACTACAGCTGCAGCTACCGGATCCATGCAGCAGGTGCCCTCTCTGAACCCAGTGCCACTGTGACCATAGAGGAGCTGG CCAGGCTGCCACCACCCACGCTGACTCTCGAAAGGGAGTCCTCTGAGGTCCTGCGCCCGGGCTCGCCCGCAACCCTCACCTGTGTGGCGCCCCTGAGCGGTGTGGACTTCCAGCTGCGGCGGGGTGAGGAGGTGCTGCAGGTACTCATGTCCAGTACCAGCCCAGACCGTATCTTCTTCCACCTGGACAAGCTGGCCCTGGGGGATAGCCATGTCTACACCTGTCGCTACCGGCTGCATGGTGAGCTAATGCCCTGGTCCTTGGACAGCGCGCCGGCTGAGCTGGTTCTGAGTGACG GGACGCTCCCAGCGCCGGAGCTATCGGCTGAGCCCGCGGTTCTGAGCCCCAAGCCCGGCACGCTGGTGCAGCTGCAGTGCTGGGCACCCCGCACCGGCGTGCGCTTCGCCCTGGTGCGCGAGAATGCGGGCAGGCGCCTGGTGCACAGTCTCTTGAGCCCCGCGGGGACCAAGGCCCACTTTGAGCTGCACGATGTCTCTGTGGTCGACTCCGCCAACTACAGCTGCATCTACACAGACACGGCGCCGCCCTTCGCGGGCTCCGCGCCCAGCGCCCGCGTGGAGCTGCGCGTGGACG GACCGTTGCCCAAGCCGCAGCTCCGGCCCCTGTGGAGGGGGGCCGTGACTCCGGGCCGCGATGCTGTCCTGCGCTGCGAGGGAGAGGTGCCCGACGTCACCTTCGAGCTGCTGCGG CTGGAAGCTGGACTCACCCTGGTGGGAGAAGTGGATGGCTCTCCTTCATTCATCCCAGGAATTAATAAATGTGAAGACAGACATTAA
- the A1BG gene encoding alpha-1B-glycoprotein isoform X5: protein MSARAAFLLLWGLALGRVTEEAVLIDTRANLWAEAESLLKPGAIVTLTCQSVLRTQEFQLFKDGVPQEPVRLDSPAFEHRFLLEAVINDTRGLYRCRYSTDGGWMGLSNLVELTGTEPLPPPLLSTETVSWITMGLNTTLLCLGGLRGVTFLLRREGDDQFLEVAEAPKAMQATFSVHRAGNYSCSYRIHAAGALSEPSATVTIEELARLPPPTLTLERESSEVLRPGSPATLTCVAPLSGVDFQLRRGEEVLQVLMSSTSPDRIFFHLDKLALGDSHVYTCRYRLHGELMPWSLDSAPAELVLSDGTLPAPELSAEPAVLSPKPGTLVQLQCWAPRTGVRFALVRENAGRRLVHSLLSPAGTKAHFELHDVSVVDSANYSCIYTDTAPPFAGSAPSARVELRVDGS from the exons ATGTCCGCACGGGCCGCTTTCCTGCTGCTCTGGG GCCTCGCCCTGGGCAGAGTGACGGAGGAGGCAGTCCTAA TTGACACAAGGGCCAACCTATGGGCAGAGGCTGAGTCCCTGCTGAAACCTGGGGCCATTGTGACACTGACATGCCAGAGCGTCCTGAGGACACAGGAGTTCCAGCTGTTCAAGGATGGGGTGCCCCAGGAGCCAGTGCGCCTGGACTCACCTGCCTTTGAGCACCGGTTCCTACTAGAAGCAGTAATCAATGACACCCGGGGCCTCTACCGATGCCGCTACAGCACAGATGGCGGGTGGATGGGGCTCAGCAACCTGGTGGAGTTGACTGGAACAG agcccctgcccccacccttgcTCTCAACCGAGACGGTCTCCTGGATCACAATGGGCCTGAACACGACACTGCTCTGCCTTGGGGGGCTTCGGGGTGTAACCTTCCTGCTGAGGCGGGAAGGCGATGACCAGTTTCTGGAGGTGGCTGAGGCCCCAAAGGCTATGCAGGCAACCTTCTCAGTCCACCGGGCTGGCAACTACAGCTGCAGCTACCGGATCCATGCAGCAGGTGCCCTCTCTGAACCCAGTGCCACTGTGACCATAGAGGAGCTGG CCAGGCTGCCACCACCCACGCTGACTCTCGAAAGGGAGTCCTCTGAGGTCCTGCGCCCGGGCTCGCCCGCAACCCTCACCTGTGTGGCGCCCCTGAGCGGTGTGGACTTCCAGCTGCGGCGGGGTGAGGAGGTGCTGCAGGTACTCATGTCCAGTACCAGCCCAGACCGTATCTTCTTCCACCTGGACAAGCTGGCCCTGGGGGATAGCCATGTCTACACCTGTCGCTACCGGCTGCATGGTGAGCTAATGCCCTGGTCCTTGGACAGCGCGCCGGCTGAGCTGGTTCTGAGTGACG GGACGCTCCCAGCGCCGGAGCTATCGGCTGAGCCCGCGGTTCTGAGCCCCAAGCCCGGCACGCTGGTGCAGCTGCAGTGCTGGGCACCCCGCACCGGCGTGCGCTTCGCCCTGGTGCGCGAGAATGCGGGCAGGCGCCTGGTGCACAGTCTCTTGAGCCCCGCGGGGACCAAGGCCCACTTTGAGCTGCACGATGTCTCTGTGGTCGACTCCGCCAACTACAGCTGCATCTACACAGACACGGCGCCGCCCTTCGCGGGCTCCGCGCCCAGCGCCCGCGTGGAGCTGCGCGTGGACG GAAGCTGA
- the ZSCAN22 gene encoding zinc finger and SCAN domain-containing protein 22: protein MATPSSPLSPVPGDQDGFLWVKVEFQAQDSGCGHTAHPEAACLRLLHFRCEEASNPHEALARLRELCCQWLWPEVHSKEQMLELLVLEQFLGALPPEIQAWVRGQHPKSGEEAAVLVEDLTQALDQRGRELGSELSEANCKQSSSKSRSRDSGPPKPWWEGFPWDPPSARPANPRAAQRGWPGSQGEMDKVCHPGDGFQEDAPIDQLGHEARASGEGPTVWPDFTSGEKTPSEEKLGRLVDTGQGPPARPQEGVLQVRQMWEHVPEPAALGAHRGATRGSAGRPWAAASTWPSTTSYTPGQSCTHVRSIGRPSAG from the exons ATGGCCACCCCCAGCAGCCCCTTGAGCCCAGTGCCCGGGGACCAAGATGGCTTTCTATGGGTGAAGGTGGAGTTCCAGGCCCAGGACTCTGGCTGTGGCCACACTGCCCACCCCGAGGCTGCATGTCTGCGCCTCCTGCATTTCCGCTGTGAGGAGGCATCCAACCCACATGAGGCCCTGGCCCGGCTGCGAGAGCTGTGCTGCCAGTGGCTGTGGCCCGAGGTGCACTCCAAGGAGCAGATGCTGGAGCTGCTGGTGCTGGAGCAGTTCCTGGGCGCGCTGCCGCCTGAGATCCAGGCCTGGGTGCGGGGCCAGCACCCCAAGAGTGGCGAGGAGGCTGCTGTGCTGGTAGAGGATCTGACTCAGGCCCTGGACCAGAGAG GACGGGAGCTGGGGTCTGAGCTCTCAGAGGCAAACTGTAAGCAGAGCAGCTCAAAGAGTCGGAGCCGTGATTCGGGGCCTCCGAAACCCTGGTGGGAGGGCTTTCCCTGGGACCCGCCCTCAGCAAGGCCTGCGAACCCCAGGGCAGCTCAGAGAGGCTGGCCAGGCTCTCAGGGAGAGATGGACAAAGTCTGCCACCCAGGAGATGGGTTTCAGGAGGACGCCCCCATAGACCAGCTGGGCCATGAAGCCAGGGCCTCGGGGGAAGGTCCCACTGTGTGGCCAGACTTCACCTCTGGAGAGAAGACTCCTTCCGAAGAGAAACTGGGGCGGTTGGTGGATACCGGACAGGGCCCGCCTGCACGTCCTCAGGAAGGGGTCCTCCAGGTGCGGCAAATGTGGGAGCACGTTCCAGAGCCGGCGGCCCTGGGGGCGCACAGAGGAGCCACTCGCGGAAGTGCGGGGAGGCCTTGGGCCGCAGCATCCACCTGGCCCAGCACCACGTCGTACACACCTGGGCAAAGCTGCACGCATGTGAGGAGCATAGGAAGGCCTTCAGCCGGGTAA
- the ZNF8 gene encoding zinc finger protein 8 isoform X2, whose translation MEAPCPTTPGEDAGCEGQVPEVPETDQGHLRQLEFSLKEGPVRDGSHESIRLGEDCVVSSDLHPFPEISGAEYLWTHDSQAPSSEQNSSSAGQQTGSGQQLGDGSDCGKAPGPTVPGPEPVRSQAQDKPYKCADCGKSFNHNAHLTVHKRIHTGERPYMCKECGKAFSQNSSLVQHERIHTGDKPYKCAECGKSFCHSTHLTVHRRIHTGEKPYECQDCGRAFNQNSSLGRHRRTHTGEKPYACSVCGKAFSRTTCLFLHLRTHTEERPYECNHCGKGFRHSSSLAQHQRKHVGERLVFEQMPALTKPEWPEPLAPGERAPRSDRPFKCGQCGKCFSQSSHLIRHQITHSREEPRGRGRRRQQPRGRSPHLSRHPLAPSGENPGGGMKAGQPAGRALALFDIHEIMQEKNPVHVIGVEEPPVGTSVLFDIREST comes from the coding sequence ATGGAGGCTCCGTGTCCCACCACCCCTGGGGAAGATGCGGGGTGTGAGGGCCAGGTCCCCGAAGTACCAGAGACAGACCAGGGACATTTGAGGCAATTGGAATTCAGCCTCAAGGAAGGACCAGTTCGAGATGGAAGCCACGAAAGCATCCGACTCGGGGAAGACTGTGTGGTGAGTTCAGACCTGCACCCATTCCCAGAGATCTCTGGGGCAGAATACTTGTGGACCCATGACTCACAGGCTCCCAGCTCGGAACAGAACTCCAGCTCAGCGGGTCAGCAGACGGGCTCAGGACAACAGCTGGGTGATGGCAGTGACTGTGGCAAAGCCCCGGGGCCGACTGTTCCCGGGCCAGAGCCCGTGCGCAGCCAGGCTCAGGATAAACCCTACAAGTGTGCTGACTGCGGGAAGTCCTTCAACCACAACGCGCACCTCACGGTGCACAAGAGGATCCACACGGGAGAGAGGCCGTACATGTGCAAGGAGTGCGGGAAGGCCTTCAGCCAGAACTCCTCCCTGGTCCAGCACGAGCGCATCCACACGGGTGACAAGCCCTACAAGTGCGCCGAGTGCGGCAAGTCTTTCTGCCACAGCACTCACCTCACGGTCCACCGGAGgatccacaccggggagaagcccTACGAGTGTCAGGACTGCGGGCGCGCCTTCAATCAGAACTCCTCCCTGGGCCGCCACCGGCGCACGCACACCGGGGAGAAGCCCTACGCCTGCAGCGTGTGCGGGAAGGCCTTCTCGCGGACCACCTGCCTGTTCCTGCACCTGAGGACTCACACTGAGGAGCGGCCCTATGAGTGCAACCACTGCGGGAAGGGCTTCCGGCACAGCTCTTCCCTGGCCCAGCACCAGCGCAAGCACGTCGGGGAGAGGCTGGTCTTCGAGCAGATGCCGGCTCTCACGAAGCCTGAGTGGCCGGAACCCCTGGCCCCGGGTGAGAGGGCCCCCCGGAGCGACAGGCCCTTCAAGTGTGGCCAGTGTGGCAAGTGTTTCAGTCAGAGCTCGCACCTCATCCGACACCAGATCACGCACAGCCGGGAGGAGCCCCGCGGCCGAGGCCGGCGGCGCCAGCAGCCCCGTGGCCGGAGCCCGCACCTCAGCCGGCACCCGCTGGCACCCTCGGGCGAGAATCCTGGGGGCGGGATGAAGGCCGGACAGCCTGCTGGCCGAGCGCTTGCCCTGTTTGACATCCATGAAATCATGCAAGAGAAAAACCCAGTGCACGTTATTGGGGTGGAAGAGCCTCCTGTGGGCACGTCTGTGCTATTTGACATCCGAGAATCCACGTAG